GGACCGGGACATTCTGGACATTGTCGCCATTGCCGAGTCCACACCGGGCCCCATTGCCATCAACACCGCCACCTTCGTAGGATATCAGGTATGCGGCACCCTCGGCGCCTTCTGCGCCACGCTGGGCGTGGTGCTGCCCTCCTTCCTGGTGATCTACGCCGTCTCCTTTGTGCTGCGGCAGTTCTCGGACCTGGCGGTGGTCCAATACGCCTTCAACGGCATCCGGGCCGGCGTATTGGCCCTGCTTTTGAAGGCACTGCTGTCCATGTACCGGCAGAGCCCCAAGGGCGCTGTTTCCTATGCCGTCATGGCGGGTGCCTTTGTGCTGACGGCC
This DNA window, taken from Dysosmobacter welbionis, encodes the following:
- a CDS encoding chromate transporter is translated as MPTDLTKARQLFGTFSKIGAFTFGGGYAMIPLIQREVTERRRWLEDRDILDIVAIAESTPGPIAINTATFVGYQVCGTLGAFCATLGVVLPSFLVIYAVSFVLRQFSDLAVVQYAFNGIRAGVLALLLKALLSMYRQSPKGAVSYAVMAGAFVLTAFCGVDAVLVILASATVGLLSARMAKRRAV